The following proteins come from a genomic window of Athalia rosae chromosome 1, iyAthRosa1.1, whole genome shotgun sequence:
- the LOC125502245 gene encoding uncharacterized protein LOC125502245: MGRVKSMRLFGDATVCTEVWLRTGSLYNVEHRQSRRIGREYPWVGTSGGPLTQFPVVQPRVHRAKVRVPMSPLSRTIIDPPSPLSRTLFLFISLCTSLAPPPPSPPSPPFHAAIFLSFFFSLTREEVVGHMGSLFLESSSRTRTRYRRPTGLARRRRRRRVVRLLLIIILPLPPSFSLSYEYSTRRYEATTSATNSSTNGFRSLVNPLRTSRAQRTPTKNANNLKRKKKKEFSCFCLSSSFYRTNACRNAKNFIVVQRVDVVFSPRYKNRRSVDVKSSSSHLVPRHIYLSAIANDDDDAIATIIGGTNDRYDNHANWTTRTIDSYPREIYLNISTVRRNDCVSSIGQRPLPGSSPLPSILLLYFLFNSCSASVGVTYVTSSLVRA, translated from the coding sequence ATGGGACGTGTTAAAAGTATGCGGTTGTTTGGCGATGCGACCGTTTGTACCGAGGTTTGGCTGCGGACTGGCTCTCTCTATAACGTAGAGCATAGACAGTCTCGGCGCATTGGCCGAGAGTATCCGTGGGTGGGGACAAGTGGGGGCCCTCTGACCCAATTCCCGGTCGTTCAACCGCGGGTTCACCGCGCGAAAGTGAGAGTTCCCATGTCGCCTCTCTCTCGCACTATAATCGACCCTCCGTCTCCGCTCTCGCgtactctctttctctttatttctctctgcACCTCTCTtgcccccccacccccctcgcccccctcgccccccttcCACGCCGCcatatttctctcgttttttttttccctcactcGCGAAGAAGTCGTCGGGCATATGGGTTCGTTATTTCTCGAAAGTTCCTCACGCACTCGCACTCGTTACCGACGTCCGACGGGGTTagctcgacgacgacgacgacgacgagttgTTCGGCTTCTTCTTATTAtcattcttcctcttcctccttctttctctcttagTTACGAATACTCAACTCGGAGATACGAGGCTACTACGAGCGCTACCAACAGTTCTACTAACGGATTCCGTTCCCTCGTTAACCCCCTTCGAACGTCTCGCGCGCAACGCACGCCCACGAAGAACGCAAATaacttgaaaagaaaaaaaaagaaggaattttcttgtttttgtttatCGTCGAGTTTTTATCGGACAAACGCGTGCCGTaacgcgaaaaatttcatcgtcgtgCAACGAGTAGACGTCGTTTTCAGCCCGCGGTACAAAAATCGTCGTAGCGTCGACGTGAAAAGTAGTTCATCCCATTTAGTTCCCCGGCACATCTATTTATCGGCAATtgcaaacgacgacgacgacgcaatCGCAACGATCATTGGAGGAACGAACGATCGCTACGACAATCACGCGAACTGGACGACTCGTACGATTGATTCATACCCGCGAGAGATCTACTTAAATATTTCGACGGTTCGCCGCAACGATTGCGTTTCTAGTATCGGTCAACGACCTCTTCCTGgttcttcccccctcccctccatcctccttctttattttctattcaactCCTGCAGCGCGAGCGTCGGTGTGACTTACGTAACGTCGTCGTTGGTTCGCGCTTAG
- the LOC105683511 gene encoding nuclear hormone receptor E75 isoform X4, producing MIEGRVEKWCLETVMTVQDFKSRGTVAEEQHHHQPSNDILSLPPDETLENEKEPRIISYNPNADVPVTQDSENLLGRVLAEFDGTTVLCRVCGDKASGFHYGVHSCEGCKGFFRRSIQQKIQYRPCTKNQQCSILRINRNRCQYCRLKKCIAVGMSRDAVRFGRVPKREKARILAAMQQSSHSRFQEKAVAAELEDEQRLLATVVRAHLDTCDFTREKVAPVLARARETPNYTACPPTLACPLNPNPQPLTGQQELLQDFSKRFSPAIRGVVEFAKRIPGFSLLAQDDQVTLLKAGVFEVLLVRLACMFDAQTNSMICLNGQVLKRESIHNSSNARFLMDSMFDFAERVNALRLSDAELGLFCSVVVIASDRPGLRNTDLIERMHNKLRNALQTVLAQNHPQHPDILRELLKKIPDLRTLNTLHSEKLLAFKMTEQQQQLQAQQQQQLQHQQQQQQLWPKEEEPSVSWGSASDVTLDEAVKSPLGSVSSTESTCSGEVASLTEYHHATPTSGGHHASSAPLLAATLAGGLCPHRRRANSGSTSSGDDELHRASLAKTPQPPQCPRFRKLDSPSDSGIESGTEKPDKPASSSSVSSAPTSVCSSPRSEDKEVEDMPVLKRVLQAPPLYDTNSLMDEAYKPHKKFRAFRQKDSAEAEPAVAQQSQSSQSQNNHSQSQSQLHLHLTSPPTQQQQQHQQHQQHQHQHQQQQQQQQQQQPSSQCPQKASLLSSTHSTLAKSLMEGPRMTAEQLKRTDIIHNYIMRGDASPRSPANSPSPAEQCASTTTAGSRSHQGLLQCSTSPYHTTGRWPATSVITTTTGARHYHQQMQQQQQQQLQGSSNGDYGHQTSNSGAGSSGMSSPRYHSSSVGSGGSSSTSLSSCSGSSSSSSSVVATTTSCTSSSPRPTSSTAATLVLSGCPSNMMELQVDIADSQQPLNLSKKSPSPSPRPLVGPCKALSLEA from the exons AGTTTGATGGCACCACGGTGCTGTGCCGCGTTTGCGGTGACAAAGCCTCAGGTTTTCATTATGGCGTTCATTCCTGCGAAGGATGCAAG GGTTTCTTCCGGCGTAGCATCCAGCAGAAGATACAGTACAGACCGTGCACGAAAAATCAACAGTGCAGTATACTGCGTATCAACAGAAACCGGTGCCAGTATTGCAGACTTAAGAAATGCATCGCCGTTGGAATGAGCAGAGATG CTGTTCGATTCGGTAGAGTGCCAAAACGTGAAAAGGCGCGAATTCTTGCCGCTATGCAGCAAAGTTCGCACAGCCGTTTCCAGGAGAAGGCGGTAGCCGCCGAACTCGAGGATGAACAACGTCTTTTGGCCACAGTTGTCAGGGCGCATCTGGACACGTGTGATTTTACTAGAGAAAAAGTAGCACCGGTATTAGCCAGGGCGAGAGAAACACCGAACTACACAGCTTGTCCACCGACCTTG GCATGTCCGTTAAATCCGAACCCCCAGCCATTGACGGGTCAGCAGGAACTGTTgcaagatttttcaaagagattTTCACCCGCTATCAGAGGTGTCGttgaattcgccaagcgtatCCCTGGATTCAGCCTGCTGGCTCAGGACGACCAGGTAACGCTGTTGAAAGCCGGTGTGTTCGAAGTACTGCTCGTACGGCTGGCTTGTATGTTCGACGCTCAGACGAACAGCATGATATGTCTGAACGGTCAGGTGCTAAAACGGGAGTCGATCCACAACAGCAGTAACGCACGTTTCCTAATGGACTCGATGTTCGATTTCGCGGAACGAGTGAACGCCCTACGTTTATCGGACGCTGAACTCGGTCTGTTTTGCTCAGTCGTTGTGATCGCATCGGACAGACCCGGTCTGAGAAATACGGATCTCATCGAGAGAATGCACAACAAGTTGAGAAACGCGCTCCAAACCGTATTGGCCCAAAATCACCCGCAGCATCCCGACATCCTCAGGGAACTGCTGAAGAAAATACCCGACTTGAGAACGCTGAACACGTTGCACTCGGAGAAATTGCTCGCCTTCAAAATGAccgaacaacaacaacagctgCAGgcgcaacagcagcaacagctacaacatcaacaacagcagcaacaacttTGGCCAAAGGAAGAGGAGCCGAGCGTGTCGTGGGGCTCGGCGTCGGACGTCACCCTCGACGAAGCCGTGAAAAGTCCGCTCGGGAGCGTGTCGAGTACCGAAAGTACCTGCAGCGGCGAAGTCGCCTCCCTCACGGAGTATCATCACGCGACACCGACGTCCGGTGGTCATCACGCGTCCAGCGCACCTTTGCTGGCGGCGACGTTGGCCGGCGGTCTGTGTCCGCACAGGAGGCGAGCCAATTCGGGATCGACGAGTTCGGGCGACGACGAATTGCACCGTGCCTCGTTGGCGAAAACGCCGCAACCCCCTCAGTGTCCGAGATTTCGTAAACTCGACTCTCCCAGTGACAGTGGTATTGAATCCGGTACCGAGAAACCCGACAAACCCGCGAGTAGCAGCAGCGTGAGTAGCGCGCCGACGTCAGTTTGCTCAAGTCCGAGATCCGAGGATAAAGAGGTCGAGGATATGCCGGTTTTGAAACGCGTACTGCAAGCACCACCTCTGTACGATACCAATTCGCTGATGGACGAGGCTTACAAACCCCATAAAAAATTCAGGGCGTTCAGGCAAAAGGACAGCGCCGAAGCCGAACCGGCCGTGGCGCAACAATCTCAATCCTCGCAATCGCAAAACAATCATTCGCAATCCCAGTCGCAGCTTCACCTTCATCTAACCTCGCCGCCgacgcaacaacaacaacaacatcaacaacatcaacaacatcaacatcaacatcaacaacaacaacaacaacaacaacaacaacaaccctCGTCCCAATGCCCCCAAAAAGCGAGTCTGTTGAGCAGCACGCACTCGACGCTTGCCAAAAGTTTGATGGAGGGTCCTCGAATGACCGCTGAACAATTGAAACGAACTGACATTATCCACAATTACATAATGCGCGGTGACGCCAGTCCAAGATCACCCGCGAACTCACCATCTCCGGCGGAACAGTGCGCGTCAACGACGACCGCGGGTTCCAGATCCCATCAGGGACTCCTACAGTGCTCAACATCCCCGTACCACACGACCGGTAGGTGGCCGGCAACGTCCGTCATAACAACGACGACCGGTGCGAGGCATTACCACCAACAaatgcaacaacaacagcagcagcagctccaAGGTTCTTCGAACGGTGATTACGGTCACCAGACGTCGAATTCGGGTGCCGGGAGTTCGGGGATGTCGTCGCCGCGGTACCATTCTTCCTCGGTGGGAAGTGGCGGTAGTAGTTCGACGTCATTGTCGTCGTGTTCCGGTTCGTCGTCATCCTCATCGTCGGTCGTTGCCACAACGACGAGTTGCACGAGTTCGAGTCCGAGACCGACGTCCAGTACGGCGGCGACGCTGGTGTTATCCGGTTGTCCGAGTAATATGATGGAACTCCAAGTGGATATCGCCGACAGTCAGCAGCCGttaaatctttcgaaaaaatcaccgTCGCCATCCCCGAGGCCGTTGGTCGGACCGTGCAAAGCTTTATCGTTGGAAGCGTAG
- the LOC105683511 gene encoding nuclear hormone receptor E75 isoform X2 encodes MAGDTSRQNHVRKQWRIDVPKIEIEEDTTEDSTFDKFTQSGTEEIYFGVDESSSPSGSNVLRKTVIDVAISDPVQLCEVSISPPQHREASSKISREFDGTTVLCRVCGDKASGFHYGVHSCEGCKGFFRRSIQQKIQYRPCTKNQQCSILRINRNRCQYCRLKKCIAVGMSRDAVRFGRVPKREKARILAAMQQSSHSRFQEKAVAAELEDEQRLLATVVRAHLDTCDFTREKVAPVLARARETPNYTACPPTLACPLNPNPQPLTGQQELLQDFSKRFSPAIRGVVEFAKRIPGFSLLAQDDQVTLLKAGVFEVLLVRLACMFDAQTNSMICLNGQVLKRESIHNSSNARFLMDSMFDFAERVNALRLSDAELGLFCSVVVIASDRPGLRNTDLIERMHNKLRNALQTVLAQNHPQHPDILRELLKKIPDLRTLNTLHSEKLLAFKMTEQQQQLQAQQQQQLQHQQQQQQLWPKEEEPSVSWGSASDVTLDEAVKSPLGSVSSTESTCSGEVASLTEYHHATPTSGGHHASSAPLLAATLAGGLCPHRRRANSGSTSSGDDELHRASLAKTPQPPQCPRFRKLDSPSDSGIESGTEKPDKPASSSSVSSAPTSVCSSPRSEDKEVEDMPVLKRVLQAPPLYDTNSLMDEAYKPHKKFRAFRQKDSAEAEPAVAQQSQSSQSQNNHSQSQSQLHLHLTSPPTQQQQQHQQHQQHQHQHQQQQQQQQQQQPSSQCPQKASLLSSTHSTLAKSLMEGPRMTAEQLKRTDIIHNYIMRGDASPRSPANSPSPAEQCASTTTAGSRSHQGLLQCSTSPYHTTGRWPATSVITTTTGARHYHQQMQQQQQQQLQGSSNGDYGHQTSNSGAGSSGMSSPRYHSSSVGSGGSSSTSLSSCSGSSSSSSSVVATTTSCTSSSPRPTSSTAATLVLSGCPSNMMELQVDIADSQQPLNLSKKSPSPSPRPLVGPCKALSLEA; translated from the exons AGTTTGATGGCACCACGGTGCTGTGCCGCGTTTGCGGTGACAAAGCCTCAGGTTTTCATTATGGCGTTCATTCCTGCGAAGGATGCAAG GGTTTCTTCCGGCGTAGCATCCAGCAGAAGATACAGTACAGACCGTGCACGAAAAATCAACAGTGCAGTATACTGCGTATCAACAGAAACCGGTGCCAGTATTGCAGACTTAAGAAATGCATCGCCGTTGGAATGAGCAGAGATG CTGTTCGATTCGGTAGAGTGCCAAAACGTGAAAAGGCGCGAATTCTTGCCGCTATGCAGCAAAGTTCGCACAGCCGTTTCCAGGAGAAGGCGGTAGCCGCCGAACTCGAGGATGAACAACGTCTTTTGGCCACAGTTGTCAGGGCGCATCTGGACACGTGTGATTTTACTAGAGAAAAAGTAGCACCGGTATTAGCCAGGGCGAGAGAAACACCGAACTACACAGCTTGTCCACCGACCTTG GCATGTCCGTTAAATCCGAACCCCCAGCCATTGACGGGTCAGCAGGAACTGTTgcaagatttttcaaagagattTTCACCCGCTATCAGAGGTGTCGttgaattcgccaagcgtatCCCTGGATTCAGCCTGCTGGCTCAGGACGACCAGGTAACGCTGTTGAAAGCCGGTGTGTTCGAAGTACTGCTCGTACGGCTGGCTTGTATGTTCGACGCTCAGACGAACAGCATGATATGTCTGAACGGTCAGGTGCTAAAACGGGAGTCGATCCACAACAGCAGTAACGCACGTTTCCTAATGGACTCGATGTTCGATTTCGCGGAACGAGTGAACGCCCTACGTTTATCGGACGCTGAACTCGGTCTGTTTTGCTCAGTCGTTGTGATCGCATCGGACAGACCCGGTCTGAGAAATACGGATCTCATCGAGAGAATGCACAACAAGTTGAGAAACGCGCTCCAAACCGTATTGGCCCAAAATCACCCGCAGCATCCCGACATCCTCAGGGAACTGCTGAAGAAAATACCCGACTTGAGAACGCTGAACACGTTGCACTCGGAGAAATTGCTCGCCTTCAAAATGAccgaacaacaacaacagctgCAGgcgcaacagcagcaacagctacaacatcaacaacagcagcaacaacttTGGCCAAAGGAAGAGGAGCCGAGCGTGTCGTGGGGCTCGGCGTCGGACGTCACCCTCGACGAAGCCGTGAAAAGTCCGCTCGGGAGCGTGTCGAGTACCGAAAGTACCTGCAGCGGCGAAGTCGCCTCCCTCACGGAGTATCATCACGCGACACCGACGTCCGGTGGTCATCACGCGTCCAGCGCACCTTTGCTGGCGGCGACGTTGGCCGGCGGTCTGTGTCCGCACAGGAGGCGAGCCAATTCGGGATCGACGAGTTCGGGCGACGACGAATTGCACCGTGCCTCGTTGGCGAAAACGCCGCAACCCCCTCAGTGTCCGAGATTTCGTAAACTCGACTCTCCCAGTGACAGTGGTATTGAATCCGGTACCGAGAAACCCGACAAACCCGCGAGTAGCAGCAGCGTGAGTAGCGCGCCGACGTCAGTTTGCTCAAGTCCGAGATCCGAGGATAAAGAGGTCGAGGATATGCCGGTTTTGAAACGCGTACTGCAAGCACCACCTCTGTACGATACCAATTCGCTGATGGACGAGGCTTACAAACCCCATAAAAAATTCAGGGCGTTCAGGCAAAAGGACAGCGCCGAAGCCGAACCGGCCGTGGCGCAACAATCTCAATCCTCGCAATCGCAAAACAATCATTCGCAATCCCAGTCGCAGCTTCACCTTCATCTAACCTCGCCGCCgacgcaacaacaacaacaacatcaacaacatcaacaacatcaacatcaacatcaacaacaacaacaacaacaacaacaacaacaaccctCGTCCCAATGCCCCCAAAAAGCGAGTCTGTTGAGCAGCACGCACTCGACGCTTGCCAAAAGTTTGATGGAGGGTCCTCGAATGACCGCTGAACAATTGAAACGAACTGACATTATCCACAATTACATAATGCGCGGTGACGCCAGTCCAAGATCACCCGCGAACTCACCATCTCCGGCGGAACAGTGCGCGTCAACGACGACCGCGGGTTCCAGATCCCATCAGGGACTCCTACAGTGCTCAACATCCCCGTACCACACGACCGGTAGGTGGCCGGCAACGTCCGTCATAACAACGACGACCGGTGCGAGGCATTACCACCAACAaatgcaacaacaacagcagcagcagctccaAGGTTCTTCGAACGGTGATTACGGTCACCAGACGTCGAATTCGGGTGCCGGGAGTTCGGGGATGTCGTCGCCGCGGTACCATTCTTCCTCGGTGGGAAGTGGCGGTAGTAGTTCGACGTCATTGTCGTCGTGTTCCGGTTCGTCGTCATCCTCATCGTCGGTCGTTGCCACAACGACGAGTTGCACGAGTTCGAGTCCGAGACCGACGTCCAGTACGGCGGCGACGCTGGTGTTATCCGGTTGTCCGAGTAATATGATGGAACTCCAAGTGGATATCGCCGACAGTCAGCAGCCGttaaatctttcgaaaaaatcaccgTCGCCATCCCCGAGGCCGTTGGTCGGACCGTGCAAAGCTTTATCGTTGGAAGCGTAG
- the LOC105683511 gene encoding nuclear hormone receptor E75 isoform X3 — MILSPDSSVQGLVVAPPAPSQSPMSSVSAVVHHQHVSGVSVSSVSPAASFRVTNVTQTTPGAYHVPSHMPTMDSTVSSARPEPELNIEFDGTTVLCRVCGDKASGFHYGVHSCEGCKGFFRRSIQQKIQYRPCTKNQQCSILRINRNRCQYCRLKKCIAVGMSRDAVRFGRVPKREKARILAAMQQSSHSRFQEKAVAAELEDEQRLLATVVRAHLDTCDFTREKVAPVLARARETPNYTACPPTLACPLNPNPQPLTGQQELLQDFSKRFSPAIRGVVEFAKRIPGFSLLAQDDQVTLLKAGVFEVLLVRLACMFDAQTNSMICLNGQVLKRESIHNSSNARFLMDSMFDFAERVNALRLSDAELGLFCSVVVIASDRPGLRNTDLIERMHNKLRNALQTVLAQNHPQHPDILRELLKKIPDLRTLNTLHSEKLLAFKMTEQQQQLQAQQQQQLQHQQQQQQLWPKEEEPSVSWGSASDVTLDEAVKSPLGSVSSTESTCSGEVASLTEYHHATPTSGGHHASSAPLLAATLAGGLCPHRRRANSGSTSSGDDELHRASLAKTPQPPQCPRFRKLDSPSDSGIESGTEKPDKPASSSSVSSAPTSVCSSPRSEDKEVEDMPVLKRVLQAPPLYDTNSLMDEAYKPHKKFRAFRQKDSAEAEPAVAQQSQSSQSQNNHSQSQSQLHLHLTSPPTQQQQQHQQHQQHQHQHQQQQQQQQQQQPSSQCPQKASLLSSTHSTLAKSLMEGPRMTAEQLKRTDIIHNYIMRGDASPRSPANSPSPAEQCASTTTAGSRSHQGLLQCSTSPYHTTGRWPATSVITTTTGARHYHQQMQQQQQQQLQGSSNGDYGHQTSNSGAGSSGMSSPRYHSSSVGSGGSSSTSLSSCSGSSSSSSSVVATTTSCTSSSPRPTSSTAATLVLSGCPSNMMELQVDIADSQQPLNLSKKSPSPSPRPLVGPCKALSLEA; from the exons ATGATATTATCCCCGGACAGTAGTGTCCAGGGTTTGGTCGTCGCACCTCCGGCACCCTCGCAGTCACCGATGTCGAGCGTGTCCGCCGTGGTACATCATCAGCATGTATCCGGTGTATCGGTATCATCCGTATCGCCGGCAGCATCTTTCCGGGTTACGAACGTAACGCAAACAACACCCGGAGCTTATCACGTTCCCTCCCACATGCCGACCATGGATTCCACCGTGTCGTCGGCCAGGCCGGAACCCGAACTCAATATAG AGTTTGATGGCACCACGGTGCTGTGCCGCGTTTGCGGTGACAAAGCCTCAGGTTTTCATTATGGCGTTCATTCCTGCGAAGGATGCAAG GGTTTCTTCCGGCGTAGCATCCAGCAGAAGATACAGTACAGACCGTGCACGAAAAATCAACAGTGCAGTATACTGCGTATCAACAGAAACCGGTGCCAGTATTGCAGACTTAAGAAATGCATCGCCGTTGGAATGAGCAGAGATG CTGTTCGATTCGGTAGAGTGCCAAAACGTGAAAAGGCGCGAATTCTTGCCGCTATGCAGCAAAGTTCGCACAGCCGTTTCCAGGAGAAGGCGGTAGCCGCCGAACTCGAGGATGAACAACGTCTTTTGGCCACAGTTGTCAGGGCGCATCTGGACACGTGTGATTTTACTAGAGAAAAAGTAGCACCGGTATTAGCCAGGGCGAGAGAAACACCGAACTACACAGCTTGTCCACCGACCTTG GCATGTCCGTTAAATCCGAACCCCCAGCCATTGACGGGTCAGCAGGAACTGTTgcaagatttttcaaagagattTTCACCCGCTATCAGAGGTGTCGttgaattcgccaagcgtatCCCTGGATTCAGCCTGCTGGCTCAGGACGACCAGGTAACGCTGTTGAAAGCCGGTGTGTTCGAAGTACTGCTCGTACGGCTGGCTTGTATGTTCGACGCTCAGACGAACAGCATGATATGTCTGAACGGTCAGGTGCTAAAACGGGAGTCGATCCACAACAGCAGTAACGCACGTTTCCTAATGGACTCGATGTTCGATTTCGCGGAACGAGTGAACGCCCTACGTTTATCGGACGCTGAACTCGGTCTGTTTTGCTCAGTCGTTGTGATCGCATCGGACAGACCCGGTCTGAGAAATACGGATCTCATCGAGAGAATGCACAACAAGTTGAGAAACGCGCTCCAAACCGTATTGGCCCAAAATCACCCGCAGCATCCCGACATCCTCAGGGAACTGCTGAAGAAAATACCCGACTTGAGAACGCTGAACACGTTGCACTCGGAGAAATTGCTCGCCTTCAAAATGAccgaacaacaacaacagctgCAGgcgcaacagcagcaacagctacaacatcaacaacagcagcaacaacttTGGCCAAAGGAAGAGGAGCCGAGCGTGTCGTGGGGCTCGGCGTCGGACGTCACCCTCGACGAAGCCGTGAAAAGTCCGCTCGGGAGCGTGTCGAGTACCGAAAGTACCTGCAGCGGCGAAGTCGCCTCCCTCACGGAGTATCATCACGCGACACCGACGTCCGGTGGTCATCACGCGTCCAGCGCACCTTTGCTGGCGGCGACGTTGGCCGGCGGTCTGTGTCCGCACAGGAGGCGAGCCAATTCGGGATCGACGAGTTCGGGCGACGACGAATTGCACCGTGCCTCGTTGGCGAAAACGCCGCAACCCCCTCAGTGTCCGAGATTTCGTAAACTCGACTCTCCCAGTGACAGTGGTATTGAATCCGGTACCGAGAAACCCGACAAACCCGCGAGTAGCAGCAGCGTGAGTAGCGCGCCGACGTCAGTTTGCTCAAGTCCGAGATCCGAGGATAAAGAGGTCGAGGATATGCCGGTTTTGAAACGCGTACTGCAAGCACCACCTCTGTACGATACCAATTCGCTGATGGACGAGGCTTACAAACCCCATAAAAAATTCAGGGCGTTCAGGCAAAAGGACAGCGCCGAAGCCGAACCGGCCGTGGCGCAACAATCTCAATCCTCGCAATCGCAAAACAATCATTCGCAATCCCAGTCGCAGCTTCACCTTCATCTAACCTCGCCGCCgacgcaacaacaacaacaacatcaacaacatcaacaacatcaacatcaacatcaacaacaacaacaacaacaacaacaacaacaaccctCGTCCCAATGCCCCCAAAAAGCGAGTCTGTTGAGCAGCACGCACTCGACGCTTGCCAAAAGTTTGATGGAGGGTCCTCGAATGACCGCTGAACAATTGAAACGAACTGACATTATCCACAATTACATAATGCGCGGTGACGCCAGTCCAAGATCACCCGCGAACTCACCATCTCCGGCGGAACAGTGCGCGTCAACGACGACCGCGGGTTCCAGATCCCATCAGGGACTCCTACAGTGCTCAACATCCCCGTACCACACGACCGGTAGGTGGCCGGCAACGTCCGTCATAACAACGACGACCGGTGCGAGGCATTACCACCAACAaatgcaacaacaacagcagcagcagctccaAGGTTCTTCGAACGGTGATTACGGTCACCAGACGTCGAATTCGGGTGCCGGGAGTTCGGGGATGTCGTCGCCGCGGTACCATTCTTCCTCGGTGGGAAGTGGCGGTAGTAGTTCGACGTCATTGTCGTCGTGTTCCGGTTCGTCGTCATCCTCATCGTCGGTCGTTGCCACAACGACGAGTTGCACGAGTTCGAGTCCGAGACCGACGTCCAGTACGGCGGCGACGCTGGTGTTATCCGGTTGTCCGAGTAATATGATGGAACTCCAAGTGGATATCGCCGACAGTCAGCAGCCGttaaatctttcgaaaaaatcaccgTCGCCATCCCCGAGGCCGTTGGTCGGACCGTGCAAAGCTTTATCGTTGGAAGCGTAG